The segment ATATGTCTGTAAtcgaatttattttaattatatctctgttttatttggaaaaaacgATAGCTTTAGAACGCAAAATACACataaaaaagatttatttaacGCCTGTTCTTGTGTTCAATGCAGCATGTCATGGGCTGCCATGTAGTGTAAAAGTTTGACactttattataagtataaaaacTCTATGGTAATTTCAAAACCACACATTCTCATGTTTTGTAGGTAACAATCCTCCCTGTCTCTCTTACCCATACAATGCACTTAGAAAGGGATGCATGTTATTTATTAGCTACCATACCTAAAGTAAACGATGGGCCACAAGTAAATTAACATGTTCTATTTCACTCAACTACATTCACTACACCGtattaacaaaacaatatacCTAATTAGTAAACATTATGTACACGTACAAAAAAATAAGCTAAGCTAAGATACGCTTATTAATTTTAGCAGCAAATTATTATGATAAATGATACCTATAAAGAATATTTctataataactttttattaagTCAGGCTGAGCTAACTCGACACCAACTATACCCTGTAtccttaggtatttaaaaaagtaaacaaacaatttgtacctTTTCGGGTAGACATAACAATTATTGTccaccaaccaaatacaaaaccgcctggatctgtcactgaacgatctgactttaacctacattatttgatcatgtaatgtttccaTCTACCCTCAcgtggcttaaggagccatttgatggtagattttgtttacttttatttaaatacctaaataacaCAAACAGAGTATAAGGCGTGGTAAAATGTGGAATGCCATAATAAAcgacatatttttttggaaatttgacgtttatgttGACACTGTCACACTTTGTCATGACGACAGTCTGTGTAGAGTTTAACTTGGTCTGGCTCTAGACATTCTCAAATAATCCAGAAATATAAAAGTATTAACTAAGTAACTTTTTGTGAACATTCAATAGTTTCTTAAGAAACAAGCTTATCAACCACAGGTAAATACAAAGAATAATTTAACCGGTAGTCTTATTCTCTTCATTAATAGGTGCCAACAGTAAAGCCTAAAATTGTGATTTTTGCTGTCATATTTCGCATTTTGTTAAAGGggttatttttgacactttcgCTACCAAGAATTCGTTAAGGAAGgtttttttgtctttcataAAAAGACAACATTCAAGCGCTTTCACACGCCTTACTCAATTCAGTAACTGATGACAGGGACACAGTAATACAACGTATAGCTGCGTCCCTGTCGTCAGTTACTGAATTAAGTAAGGAAAGTAAAACGCTTAAGGAGATTTAGTACGTTTTTTCCTAAATCCTTAAGATAAAGAAGCTCTACCTCCCTTATGGAGTTCTCGACGGAGAGAATGCTAACGTAACAATGAAAACTTGGCAACAATACATTTGATACAAATCGATCTAGCCACTTTGACCGCGTATATTTCGAGAAACACAACAcctcttaattaaatataatatttccaTACGTGATCTTAAACAAAATATGTCCAACATAAAATAAAGCATTGTATTAAAAGACCAATAACCGAAGTAATGCCAAgaagaaatataaattatgatttcCCAATTTTGGATAATGAAATGAGATTTCAtccaaaaaactatttaatccaTTTGATGAatacaatatcaatattttagaAAATCCCCTAAGTAACTAAATTCCACCTTAGAATAtggttttaaattattaataacaaaatatttacttcaGGTAACACCCATTAAACGCTTCagtttatttaaatagctaCTCTAGTTTTGTACAtggtataaattattaacagaAAGAGGTACCTACCGATAATTTATGTTATTATGAGAACACACAAATATGCAGTTTTGGCTAATGTTAACTCTCTTGTTAtagtgtatattttatcaaatgttTTTTACGCCTCAGACCCCAAGTCTTAATCGTATTACTAGTACAGTATTACGTATTCGTATTACTAGTACAGTATTACGTATTCGTATTACTAGTACAGTATTACGTATCCGTATTGCTAGTACAGTATTACGTATTCGTATTACTAGTACAGTATTACGTATCCGTATTACTAGTACAGTATTACGTATTCGTATTACTAGTACAGTATTACGTATTCGTATTACTAGTACAGTATTACGTATCCGTATTACTAGTACAGTATTACGTATTCGTATTACTAGTACAGTATTACGTATTCGTAttactagtacagtcagcatcaaaagtagcggtgAAACAAAGCTCCAAATGCATCTGCCCCTCtggaattattttccaaatgTTATATGTTATATCTAGGTACATATAGaggcatacatatttttgtttaggtaTCAGAGAATAATTTAGACGCGTATTCTGATCCGTTACTTGTGATGCTTACCTACTGTACATAGAAAATACGACGACATTATACTTACACAGATTTACTTTGTACACAGAACATTAAATttatctcttcaagtggcatgtgtcgtttttgagttattggaatttttattttatttaaattaatcaaatttgaaatttaaatgacataatcggtcgggagtcgacggcctgCCACTCTAAGGGATTACTTTTTAGATTTTAGATTAGATTTAGAAACACATTTTGTTCCTATCTATCACAGATCATAAAGGTGCTTCTGTTTCGAACCCATCGTCTAAGCTACAGTAATCGTCAAAATTAGTTATCATCGatagaaacgtatcattttcgaTCATAATTGTGTGATAGGACTTACTCGTATGTGATGCTAAGAGTTGAATAGTTTAAGGTCCGAAAACGTGAACACatttgacgtcgactgttcCACCCGTGTGACGTATAAATTGACAACGATTCTTACACCATCTAAAGCCATAATCTAATGAGTAGGTACGAGTTGGCAGTTTGAATACACATCTTGGCTCAAAGCTTATTTTCAATAGCTTAATAAGATTGTTATAAATATGACCAGCAGGGGCAATTTCTCCCAAAGGTGCAAATAGAAGACCCGCGTGAAAGAGGCTTTAACCTGCTTGAACGCACCGATTATCGTGTGCGGCGCGTCACTGTGAACCTTGTCGTTATGCACGAAGGTTGAAATTGGACTGTAGTTGCGCGTGATTGtcgacgtctttggcggtcaaagggttaaccCTTTATTTACGGATGTATCTAGTAGACGTTGTTGCACCTATGGATGCAATTTCCCCAACTAACCTCATATGATGTTGTAGGCAAAATCTGAAGTTACGGCACCTCAAAGTTTGCCTAGTCAATTATAAAAGCAACAAGGTCAACCGTCGTAGTATATCCAAGGAATACTATCCATACTATCTCCACGGTTTCATTATTAATGGTAACTCTACTCTAAAAATCTCCGTTTTGGCAATATCAAGTTCTGAGGTTTGATTTTCCAAGTTGGTTCTGGACTTACTAGGCAAACCTAGCATTGCTGGAAGCTCCCTTACAACATCTAACCTAGCTGTATAGATATTAAATTGCCACGGTGTATTTCATTAGAATGTTTTCATTTAACATAAGTTTGCCTCAGGTTTGTATAAAAATTCCATGCCGAGGCAAACTTAGTTAAATGCAAAATATGTACCATTTGTTAAGCGACATTAACGtatcaacttttatttaacaccaaTACAAAGATCTAACTTTCAACgattatttacctacctatttgATTATGTAACTATATTGCTAAGGTTATCTACTTATCCTAAGATTATTATGTACAAAAAGCGGCCTCGCTGAACTCTAACCTGCAGATTTCATCATAACCAAAATTCTATCTTGATTGTATATTAAAACGAAACATAACATTTAACCTGATCGTGTCTGTATAAGTCAGTTTACATGATTTCCTAAGCCATCGATGGCGTTAAAGTTATAGTCGAACTGTTTGTGGCATCGTCGGGTAGATATAACAACGGAATAGTCGAGGCATTGACTAAGATATCGCAATAGTCGTACGTCGGCACTAGCTAGAGGCACGCGTGAGGGTTCTGGGTACACCAGCGAGGCCACAGCGGCGCCGCGTTCACTCCCCGAGCCACCATGCGCGAGCGCTGCGTGTCTAAACGTAGGTATACATCTGCTTCTGCTCCCGCGCCGCGATCTGACCACAGTCGCTCAGCTAGCGCCGACGTTCTCGGCCACACTCGCGGGTCTAAGCCGCCTGGTCCCAGTTGCTCAGTCCATTGACACGCCGCCCCGCCCTCTATCCGCCACGGCAGCACCTGCTCGCCGGCACTAGACACCCCTCCCCCTCCGCCCTCCTCTATCCACGGCCGGTGCTCGTACACCTGCTGCCACGAACGGTACGGCCCACAATGGCCGTCCGAACTGTCTCGCCAAGATCCGAATCCGCAGTCCAAGTACCATGCGTCCACGTGCGATATAACTGAGCGGAAACCTGCATCTAACACCGCACGGGATTCGGGCCATCGCGACGCTCCCCACACTTGCACGCCGATACGCTTCGAGTCTAGCCGTTCTAAATAAGGTGAGCGTGTAAGCCGAGAAGACCATAGCAAGGTCAATTCTGGTGCTTTGCCTCTGTTGGCTTTCTCCAGCGCTCGGTAAGCTCGTCGGGTGAACTCAAGCCATAATTCCATTGGGTCTGAGTCGTTGAAGTGCTGCGACCAGCAGCGTTCTGACACCTCATCTCCACCAAGATGGAAGATATCATCCACCCCAGTTAATGTGATAATTTCTGCATAAATCTTCTCCAGTAAGGCATAAACGTGtgggtttttagggttcagcTGACCGCACGGCGGTTCTCCGCAGTACACGCTCCACGGTTCGGCTTCAACACAATATGCGAGCTGGCCGAGTCCAGCGCTGGTACCCCAACTCCAGGCTCGTCCCACATGCGCTGGGGTGTCAACTTCTAATAAAACTCTTATACCGCGTAGGCGCGCCCGCCGAACTACCGCTCGTATCTCATCAGTGGTATATATCGCTCCTGCACCGTATGCGCCGTGCGCTGCCAGTTGAGGCGCACTTTCAAGTTGGAGTGGAAACGCTTGCGAATCACTAGCGTGCCAGTGGAAAGTATTCAGCTTATTTGCGCCCATAGCATCGATTGTGCGAAGCAGCTCACTCACAGGAAAAAAGTTTCGAGCAGTATCTAACAAAAATCCTCTAAATTTAAACCTTGGTGCATCATCTATTACAGCTGCTGTCAATATAAGTAGTGATCCGGCGTAAGGGTCTGCCCAGACTAGTTGCGAAAGCGTTTCGAAGCCGTGTCGTGCGCCGCAGAAGGACTGCGCTGTGATATTAGCCACAAGTTCTTGTCTATCAAAGCCTAAAGAAAGCTTGTAGCTTTCGTCAGTGTCTAATCGAAGTCGTGGGTCCCCGGAGCCATTGACGAAGACTCTTACGCGTACTGTTCGCGGTGTACCAACATCGTCTCGACGCGAGCTACTGACGCTTCGCTCAAGATTTCTCATATCCTCCTTTGTTAACGCGAACGCGTCGCTTAAATGATCGGTGACGTCAGGCGATGGGGATGCAACTACATGAAGTGAGAAGGAGTCAGCACGGACAGGAACAGCGCCTGTCGCCAGGCTGACTGGCCCGGTGGGTTGTGGCCACAGTTGTGTTGACGCGCAGAGCATGTTGCATGTTACTAGCGATTGTAGCGTGGTCGTCTCTGATGCCTGTAAGCGCTCGCATCGGTCGTTTCTGCAGATCCAACTCCATTGTGGTTCGCCGCCTCTGAAAATtgaacaacaataataaatacatacctgCCAAATAAATCAAATGTTTGCAGATCTTTaaatttatagtaaaattacTGAGTCCAACTACCAAAATTTTCACCGTGTAGGCACAGTCACAGCTctcaaaatacatataataattctGTTTTTTTCTGAACAACTCTCAGTGGACTTCGGTCTCCAGGCACAACTCCACAGAGAGTACTCTCTATTGCGTTTCTCTACATTATCACAATCCATATTGACAACCGTCCGAGTGGTCCGAACCCGACATGTGCTGctatttaatgtaatttctaAAAGCTGGCTGTTACAACTGGGTATTTCTCATCGTCAACACACAAGGCGCATGTGCTTGATAATGTGGACAAACTACTGTATAAGTAGTTAAAATTTTCCTTGGCTGGTTATCTTTCAATATGTTCGTAAAATGAAATTCCACGGTGGTAACCTAGCTCTATtcagatattaaaatatataatgataATACTGACGTGTACGTAGAATGCAGCGGCCTATGCGTGTTCTCATCACTCTGCTGCCGCCAATAGAGCAGGGCAGCGGCAGTGCAAGCGGCGGCAGCGAGCAGCAACAGCGCGCGCCGCAGCCGCCCCACGCCGGCGAAGTGCCGCCCCACCCCCAGCAGGCTCATCGTGTCCCACGTCATCTTCAGAGCTGCGTCTGGAAAGAGATAGAAAACGTGTATACAATGGGAAATGTAGAGCAGTGATCACGACAGGGAAGGAAAGGGGATACACATCACCGACGTGCTTGCTCGGTTTAGGTTCAGAGCTTATtgcgaaaaactaaaaatattttttttatttacctctATCGCTTttacatattcgagcgatagagaggcagataaagacATTAGCGGACTACGGCCTACTGTATGTTAATTTTGccataataattcaaaatatagAATACGATCCTTGTGTTGTGTGTGCACACACATGTGTTGTGCACAAcagaagaaaattaaattaaactctTTGATCTTGTGATGTGATATGTGGGACATTTTCTGCGTCGCGTAGTGTAATGTAAAAAC is part of the Cydia pomonella isolate Wapato2018A chromosome 18, ilCydPomo1, whole genome shotgun sequence genome and harbors:
- the LOC133527546 gene encoding probable beta-hexosaminidase fdl, which produces MTWDTMSLLGVGRHFAGVGRLRRALLLLAAAACTAAALLYWRQQSDENTHRPLHSTYTGGEPQWSWICRNDRCERLQASETTTLQSLVTCNMLCASTQLWPQPTGPVSLATGAVPVRADSFSLHVVASPSPDVTDHLSDAFALTKEDMRNLERSVSSSRRDDVGTPRTVRVRVFVNGSGDPRLRLDTDESYKLSLGFDRQELVANITAQSFCGARHGFETLSQLVWADPYAGSLLILTAAVIDDAPRFKFRGFLLDTARNFFPVSELLRTIDAMGANKLNTFHWHASDSQAFPLQLESAPQLAAHGAYGAGAIYTTDEIRAVVRRARLRGIRVLLEVDTPAHVGRAWSWGTSAGLGQLAYCVEAEPWSVYCGEPPCGQLNPKNPHVYALLEKIYAEIITLTGVDDIFHLGGDEVSERCWSQHFNDSDPMELWLEFTRRAYRALEKANRGKAPELTLLWSSRLTRSPYLERLDSKRIGVQVWGASRWPESRAVLDAGFRSVISHVDAWYLDCGFGSWRDSSDGHCGPYRSWQQVYEHRPWIEEGGGGGVSSAGEQVLPWRIEGGAACQWTEQLGPGGLDPRVWPRTSALAERLWSDRGAGAEADVYLRLDTQRSRMVARGVNAAPLWPRWCTQNPHACL